The genomic DNA CATCTTAACAGGCCGCGGATCTCCCCAATGCGGAGTGCAACGGCGGCATGTCCGGTGTAGGTCGTTGTTAAGGCTCCCTAAATGAACCTGTTCACATTTGACGTTCGTGTCTAAGATTCAAGCAGTACCGCTCACTACGAATTCAAATCCAGATTGACCTCACTCGCTTGTTACTTATCTCGAGGTTCAGTCACGCAACGATCGACGCCGGTACTCGTTGTAAACGTCTGCTCCGCAAGTATTCGGTTCACCACAACGTGGCGTTGTGCGGTTCCGTCCATCGCTGCGGCCTATGCGTTTTTGCGAAACGATCGTTTCACTATCCAGGGAATATTGGGGGTGCCATCCATGAATCCAATGCGTGTCAGTTTAAGTCTCGTCGTTCTGTTTTTGGGTTTGACCGCCGGCTGTCAAGAACCAGCTGCCGACCCTAACGAAAACTACGAACCGACCCCCGATGTGGTAACTCCTTCGCCTGGCGAGATGGAGTCGACTCCAACCCCTTCACGTTGACCGGCTGGACTCGTGTGGTTGTGTTTCGAAGTGTTGCCAGTTGGCTGTTTAGGATTGCTGCGCTCGATTGCTGTTGCTTTTTGTAAGTTTCATTCGCAGTTCGAGGATCGTGAAATCGATCCACCGCTCGACTGCTGCTGACAAGTTTCAAGTGCTTCTCTATTCGTTTGTTTTTTTGGAGGTTTTAAGATGAGTCGTCGTCGTTCAGGTTTTACGTTAGTGGAATTATTGGTGGTCATTGCGATCATCGGCATCTTGGTTGGGCTGTTGCTCCCCGCGGTCCAAGCGGCTCGCGAAGCGGCCCGCCGGATGCAGTGCAGCAACAATCTGAAGCAGATTGGTTTGGCGTTGCACAACTACCACGACACCTACAAAAAATTTCCTGCTGCTTGGTTGGCCAACAGTGGTGAGGCAGGCGTCGCCACGCTGGACAAATCGTACTGGGGCTGGGGCGCATCGATCCTGCCGTTTGTTGAACAGCAACCGCTGTTCGATGCATTACAAGTTGGGACGATCAAGCTGCACGATGCTGCCAACACCCCCGCTCTGTTGACATTGATGCAATCCCCGGTCGCCGCGTTCCGCTGCCCATCGGATGTTGCCCCCGATTTCAACACGCACGCCGAACGCAAAATGCACTCCGGCCTTGCCGGTGCTAGTGACGCGCAGATCGCAACCAGCAACTACGTCGCCAGCAACGATACCTGGGAACCGCGAGACGACCCACGCGCTGGCGAAAAAGGGCCTTTTGAAGAGAACGACAACGCAGCGTTCCGCGACATCATCGACGGTACTGCCAACACGATCGCAGTGGGCGAACGGCGCTGGCAGCACCGCGCTCCCAACGGCAACCTGCGAATCGAAGCTGCCGGAACGGTTTTTGGTATCGGCGACAAGAAGAACACCGGTTGGACTTCTGCGGTTGTCGGCACTGGAATCGTGAAGATGAACACTTTGCAAGATTCATGGCGTTGCCAACAAGGCTTCTCCAGCATGCATCCGGGAGGGGCGATGTTTGTCTTCTGTGATGGCAGCGTGCACTTCATTGCCGAAACCGTTGAGTTTGAAATGAACGCAGAAACCAGCGTGACCAGTTCCAACTATCAAATGAATCTGCACGGCGGATACGACAACGTTTACAACAAGCTGATCGCTCGTGATGACGGTCGTCCTGTAACCCTGCCGTAGTTTCACGACTTCGAATTCACGCGTTTAACGAAAAGACTCCTCACACATTCCGTGCGAGGAGTCTTTTTGATGCGCACCGAATGAACGAAGGAACCTCCGCTCCGTCCCCTCCTCCGCTGACCTACTTCTCGCTGGTATCAGGGGATTGGGCGAGCACGGGGATGCTAATCACAAGCCCCGTGAATTTGGCTTCTTTTGTTGGTTTCTTGAAGAACCCGTCGTGGCAACCGATGCACCCGCCCGACATCGGGATCGCGGTGGCGCGTCGATAGTAGCCATCTTCGACGATGTCGACCGCTGGCTTCCCATTGGCGATCTCGTCGGCAGCGTGCTGTTCGAACTTTGTCTTCGGTTTGTGATGGATGCTCATCGGTTTTAGGTTGACCGAAATCCAACGCGCTTCGGTGTGGGAGTCGCGCTGAATCTCTTCGAAGATATCCTCCATCGCTCGAGCTGGCACAATCGCTCGTCCACCATGGAAATAGCGGTGGTGCATCACATCAAGCGTCGCGCCGTAGATGTCGTGCATCAGCCGAGCGCGTTGGCGAGCCTCCGCAACGGGCATCCGCTTCGCATCGCGGACCGCTTGAGTTTCGGCTTCAGCTTTTTCAGGTGCGGGAGGATCGCCGCGGCCAACCTGCAACGGAACACCGATCACGGCGATGGCACACGCTCGAATCATCCACCCGCGGAATCTCATCGCCATTCTCCTAAGCCTTGGTCTAAACTTCACACAGCGGCACGATCGGGCTGGTCGATTCGACCAACTGTTTGATCGTGACACCTCGAAATGCCTCTTCCGTCGCCGCGTAGGCGCGGTCGAGTTCGGCATGCAGCGGACACAGTTCGGTGTGCGACGCAAGCCCCAACGGGCACTTGCGGATCCGTTCCAGTGGCCCCACGGCGTTGACG from Rosistilla carotiformis includes the following:
- a CDS encoding DUF1559 domain-containing protein, which codes for MSRRRSGFTLVELLVVIAIIGILVGLLLPAVQAAREAARRMQCSNNLKQIGLALHNYHDTYKKFPAAWLANSGEAGVATLDKSYWGWGASILPFVEQQPLFDALQVGTIKLHDAANTPALLTLMQSPVAAFRCPSDVAPDFNTHAERKMHSGLAGASDAQIATSNYVASNDTWEPRDDPRAGEKGPFEENDNAAFRDIIDGTANTIAVGERRWQHRAPNGNLRIEAAGTVFGIGDKKNTGWTSAVVGTGIVKMNTLQDSWRCQQGFSSMHPGGAMFVFCDGSVHFIAETVEFEMNAETSVTSSNYQMNLHGGYDNVYNKLIARDDGRPVTLP
- a CDS encoding c-type heme family protein — protein: MRFRGWMIRACAIAVIGVPLQVGRGDPPAPEKAEAETQAVRDAKRMPVAEARQRARLMHDIYGATLDVMHHRYFHGGRAIVPARAMEDIFEEIQRDSHTEARWISVNLKPMSIHHKPKTKFEQHAADEIANGKPAVDIVEDGYYRRATAIPMSGGCIGCHDGFFKKPTKEAKFTGLVISIPVLAQSPDTSEK